In Anopheles gambiae chromosome 2, idAnoGambNW_F1_1, whole genome shotgun sequence, a single window of DNA contains:
- the LOC4576276 gene encoding mucin-19 isoform X2: MDSMSRNEANSSSHHQNKVVLMNQGTDSNNERANNLTSSGSSSSSSSGGANSHSNSTRGNSTSGSSSSRSNIISLSGSKSSIGSDSNAASGSGDKFSGSKGNQPIAAHVAAIIHPQRLQHHSGSVDRPASADSDRGSYNPIAAATGAVGVVSTVAPSSSPATSSGADIKDSNFDDDNEWDVGIGDLIIDLDADIEKTGANQHQQQQRQQQQQQQQQQQQQQSQPQSSSSSSSSSSSSSTTVGGVLQFLSTSGGGESASAITPVTTHSGQSRSGNSSGKGSKSGAVSCSSDTRDKSSAGGSGAGNTASSGGSSSSKGHHHHHHHHHHHHHHHHHRHKQQQQQQLSGSSTSSSSGSGSNSGSSSSSSGGGSNTSASTSPGEKVGESQGRTRTTSNSSTSSSATPALPVNPVTVGSAPVSAAGQGIRSHPGIDTIDSAGSRGDTHTLVGSSGRSKQSVPSASASSVPGVVGSSGSSGGNSSNSNTTTMSSTTSSSGSKSTTKLSVDHQATLDKGLKMKIKRTKPGTKTSEAKHEIVKSDQNGTTATTATLSTGGGGGGAGVGTGGIGASTALTSTTGVTGMTTSALVGTGSLTSAGTMAGTPLNANSGASAGGHLTTDSDSTGIAGGGGTISGVGGVVGSGIGGVLSSGLNATASGHSGSGTGVNCANALVNSNASNGSNSGNVALSNSGNTAGNSGGGSGSSTSISGGSIVLGNSGKKHSSQSTNSGTIGSSSNTGGNSNAQQQQLSSGMLTSQQQQSQQQHQQHQQQPAQSSNKRGSSSHRRDKGKDKTTHHNQRDKSEQHQGASGAAGGSVDGSIGSSGLNNSRSATSSGCVCVVNHDAQVNGLLQQQPCSSASCIYAKPGSNSGDLGGGGNISLGASHRLGAGGIIPGSLSVGTGTNAGSNTSTPNAPGPPVLGKDINKLLNLNVANAGTHNSGGNNTNSSSSIAGTGTGNICNANNIHTGATGVLKAQLQAGSMAGTASEGSGTGMFSGSTASSPNLSAALSTHDDKSGSSPPPAKRHKGDKKEMVDVCVGTSVGTITEPDCLGPCEPGTSVTLEGIVWHETEGGVLVVNVTWRGKTYVGTLIDCTKHDWAPPRFCDSPTEELDSRTPKGRGKRGRSSALLPTNDLSNFTETRSSMHSKLRNGGSKGRGGRGGIIETNAASATGASKLPTLTASANVLGTANNGGSLGGASNTPSTSPVAFLPPRAEKRKSKDESPSPLGAGSGGSGSGGAGSNNGAQNTMSNNVINSASVNIGSNSSGNAGSGFNNASSGDGSGHTGGSPSIVNLVTGLNVQVSSGGSGTAGGSACKKAKSSTAACAISPVLLECPEQDCSKKYKHANGLKYHQSHAHAGSASSMDEDSLQAPESPQRIAPSPTTNNTAPSPLSVAVGASTALPTAAAGGSSATGNNSELVLALSTTTGGSGSSSAIATSSSTPSPSQSVSGSASCISTMSSQLSQQNLASKQSLGPNNSNTINNGNSGGGGVNSQDTTGMLLHQSSSADQMSTSGVTAGTVGTNEQQDPDRHGASGGPEAPTDGGSATLNDEESNLTTTGVMNASSAAGSVAIPRSPAVGMGMLSTAPTTPSTPVDAHKTPHGFAKQKKSRKSPGPSTNAEFDPMAASAGNRTEDVQSPAYSDISDDSTPVTDATDLPMGAGEKSKGSHMAENTRKANDTPAESVNNASNSNPSTSGPLGPLSSYGLYPYYAGLPHQQPPPPPPPGGPYFPTAADLGSNKPPPPPPIGPVPLPHGVATSIAPSAVSAAGGPLEYSKNKEPPLDLMNKPNNTGPPQHPLHQPQPPSSGLPPPPSLASAGPPTGPEGVRTPGGLMLNPSATAGLPSLAGAADVKDGSILSAGPPPPPGGKVLSHYYPYGYVPPGYNYPGLDAGYGQLSVISDESKHSPVITVKEERLKESQSPSEYSKLGASPLMASKLIKSESTKDIKTEPGLSGSGAGSLHGPGIHPKDPQQAGPNQQPPSLPPQSLGPYGSMFRHGLGVGPPPGGPPPSHIPASREEDLRRMFSYTDQRRVGGNPPPSGHPGGPPGLPPGLNPKDEPHSPSSHGQSQQQSGLHGQSLPGSGKGSKSSSGQTGSSSSSGGGSSKGMGKGSDSGSGSIKQEDKESAMKIKQQQQQQEGQKPTMETQGPPPPPTSQYYSPSLYMSASPFGFDPNHQMYRQMLVSTAPYSAPPYHLQIPRFNHPPEDLSRNQSTKALDLLQHHASQYYNSHKIHELSERAMKSPTSNSVKVSVSSPNLSQQPGCQNPNLCIPPPNSSSAGLSLQQQQQQQQQSVAAAQQQSSNSSGGGGGGGGSGGGPPPLQQSSQPPSSGNHMQGTTVNSNSGSSGNVNSGNSGASGGPVGANNGSASGNGGNPGDGQGKDHTGGSSSANSQQQSSTGGSSSSGAGNAGARSPPPQRHVHTHHHTHVGLGYPMFQAPYGAVLATPQAAAVTVLSPFQTGPPTK; the protein is encoded by the exons ATGGATTCAATGAGTCGCAACGaggcgaacagcagcagccaccacCAAAACAAGGTGGTCTTAATGAATCAAGGAACTGATAGCAATAACGAAAGAGCTAATAATCTAACAAgtagcggtagcagcagcagcagcagcagcggcggcgccaacagccacagcaacagcactCGAGGCAACAGCACTAGcggtagtagcagtagtagaagCAACATTATTAGTCTTAGCGGTAGTAAGAGCAGTATTGGCAGTGACAGCAACGCTGCCAGTGGCAGCGGCGATAAATTTAGCGGCAGTAAGGGCAACCAACCGATAGCAGCGCACGTGGCGGCGATCATTCACCCGCAGCGTCTTCAGCACCATTCGGGGTCCGTAGATCGGCCGGCGTCCGCCGATTCCGACCGGGGCAGCTATAACCCGATAGCAGCGGCAACCGGTGCTGTTGGCGTGGTGTCGACTGTTGCACCCTCCTCCTCACCAGCGACGTCGTCCGGAGCGGATATAAAAGACTCCAACTTTGACGACGATAACGAGTGGGACGTCGGTATCGGAGATTTGATAATCGATTTAGACGCGGACATTGAAAAGACTGGCGCAaaccagcatcagcagcaacagagacagcagcagcagcagcagcagcagcaacaacagcaacagcagagtCAACCGCAAtccagtagtagcagcagcagcagcagcagcagcagttcgacTACAGTTGGTGGTGTGCTGCAGTTTCTATCaaccagtggtggtggtgagtcCGCGTCAGCAATTACGCCAGTGACTACTCACAGCGGTCAGTCACGCAGTGGCAATAGTTCGGGAAAGGGTAGCAAATCCGGCGCAGTCAGTTGTTCCAGTGATACCAGAGACAAAAGCTCAGCAGGAGGAAGCGGAGCAGGAAACACTGCCAGCTCTGGTGGTAGCAGTAGCTCAAAGggacatcatcatcaccatcaccatcatcaccaccaccatcatcatcaccatcatcgtcacaaacagcagcaacaacagcagctgAGCGGTagtagcaccagcagcagcagcggcagcggcagcaacagcggcagcagcagtagcagtagtggtggtggaagtAATACCAGCGCGAGTACGAGCCCAGGAGAGAAAGTCGGTGAGTCGCAGGGTAGAACTCGTACCACCAGTAATTCTTCTACCAGTAGCTCAGCTACACCGGCATTGCCTGTCAACCCCGTTACAGTGGGCAGTGCGCCAGTATCTGCAGCAGGGCAGGGAATAAGATCCCATCCGGGTATCGATACTATTGATAGTGCTGGTTCCCGTGGCGATACGCATACGCTCGTAGGGAGCAGCGGTCGCAGTAAACAGAGCGTACCATCCGCTAGCGCCAGCAGTGTGCCCGGGGTGGTTGGAAGCAGCGGCAGTAGCGGTGGTAATAGTAGCAACAGCAATACCACAACAATGTCTTCGACCACCAGCAGCTCGGGTAGCAAGTCAACGACCAAACTGTCCGTTGACCACCAAGCAACCCTGGATAAGGGGCTGAAGATGAAGATCAAGCGCACGAAGCCGGGCACGAAAACGTCCGAGGCAAAGCACGAGATTGTCAAGTCCGATCAAAACGGCACCACAGCCACAACGGCCACGTTAagtactggtggtggtgggggtggTGCGGGTGTCGGCACCGGTGGTATCGGAGCGTCTACCGCGCTTACCAGCACGACCGGTGTTACTGGCATGACCACATCGGCCTTGGTAGGCACCGGCTCATTGACGAGTGCTGGTACTATGGCAGGCACACCACTGAACGCCAACAGCGGTGCTTCAGCGGGTGGCCATTTAACGACTGATTCCGACAGTACGGGTATAGCTGGAGGCGGAGGAACGATCTCCGGAGTGGGTGGCGTTGTTGGAAGCGGAATTGGAGGAGTGCTGAGCTCTGGGTTGAATGCAACAGCCAGCGGACATTCGGGCAGCGGCACGGGAGTAAACTGTGCCAATGCGCTCGTCAACAGTAACGCTTCCAACGGCAGTAACAGTGGCAATGTGGCGCTGAGTAACAGTGGCAACACGGCCGGTAATAGTGGAGGCGGCAGTGGGAGCAGCACTAGCATTAGCGGTGGAAGTATCGTTCTGGGTAACTCCGGCAAAAAACACTCATCACAGTCCACCAACAGTGGAACGATTGGGAGTAGCAGCAACACGGGCGGCAACAGCAatgcccagcagcagcagctgagctCCGGTATGCTTACctctcagcagcaacagtcccagcagcagcatcagcagcaccagcaacaaccgGCACAGAGTTCAAACAAGCGTGGTAGCAGTAGTCACAGGAGAGACAAGGGGAAAGATAAAACCACACACCACAATCAGCGTGACAAAAGCGAGCAGCATCAAGGAGCATCGGGGGCTGCCGGTGGCTCCGTGGATGGCAGCATTGGTTCGAGCGGGTTGAATAATAGTCGATCCGCGACGAGCAGTGGCTGCGTATGCGTCGTCAATCATGATGCACAAGTCAACGGGTTactacagcagcagccgtgCTCAAGTGCATCGTGCATTTATGCCAAGCCTGGAAGCAATAGTGGCGATCTTGGCGGTGGCGGAAACATATCCCTCGGCGCATCACATCGATTAGGCGCGGGAGGCATCATTCCGGGAAGTTTAAG TGTTGGTACGGGTACGAACGCAGGAAGCAATACAAGCACTCCGAACGCTCCTGGTCCACCGGTACTGGGAAAGGATATCAATAAG CTATTGAATCTAAATGTAGCAAACGCAGGAACACATAATTCCGGAGGAAATAATACCAATAGCAGCAGTAGTATAGCCGGTACAGGAACAGGCAACATTTGCAATGCGAACAACATCCATACCGGTGCTACCGGCGTGCTGAAAGCTCAATTGCAGGCTGGCTCCATGGCTGGAACCGCTAGCGAAGGATCCGGAACGG GAATGTTCTCGGGTAGTACCGCATCATCGCCCAATCTCTCGGCGGCTCTGTCAACGCACGACGATAAAAGTGGTTCAAGCCCGCCCCCCGCAAAGCGTCACAAGGGCGACAAGAAGGAAATGGTAGACGTGTGTGTTGGCACGTCCGTCGGCACGATAACGGAGCCGGATTGTTTGGGTCCCTGCGAACCGGGCACATCTGTCACGCTGGAGGGTATCGTATGGCATGAAACGGAGGGTGGCGTTCTAGTGGTGAACGTTACTTGGCGGGGAAAAACTTACGTTGGAACGTTGATTGATTGCACCAAACATGATTGGGCGCCTCCGAG GTTTTGTGATTCTCCGACCGAGGAATTGGACTCTAGGACACCGAAAGGACGAGGCAAAAGAGGTCGAAGCTCAGCTTTGCTGCCAACGAACGATCTTAGCAATTTCACGGAGACTCGTAGCTCG ATGCACAGTAAGTTAAGGAACGGCGGTTCCaaaggacgaggaggacgaggaggcaTAATCGAGACGAACGCGGCAAGTGCAACCGGAGCATCCAAACTACCAACGCTCACTGCCAGTGCAAATGTTCTTGGAACAGCCAACAATGGAGGATCGCTGGGCGGTGCCAGCAATACACCCTCAACGTCACCAGTAGCATTTCTTCCGCCGCGAGCAGAAAAACGCAAATCAAAGGACGAGTCTCCTTCCCCGCTAGGCGCGGGCAGTGGTGGCAGCGGTTCCGGTGGGGCCGGTAGTAACAATGGTGCGCAGAACACCATGAGCAATAATGTGATAAACTCGGCGTCTGTAAATATCGGAAGCAACTCCTCCGGCAACGCAGGAAGTGGTTTTAACAATGCATCCAGCGGAGACGGTAGCGGCCACACGGGTGGCTCCCCGTCGATCGTTAATCTCGTGACGGGATTAAATGTTCAGGTGAGCAGTGGCGGTAGCGGAACTGCCGGCGGATCGGCgtgtaaaaaagcaaaaagcagcACCGCAGCCTGTGCAATTTCACCGGTACTGCTAGAGTGTCCTGAGCAAGACTGTAGCAAAAAGTACAAGCACGCGAACGGGTTGAAGTACCATCAGAGCCATGCACACGCAGGCAGTGCCTCTTCCATGGATGAGGATTCATTGCAAGCACCAGAATCACCGCAACGAATAGCACCTTCGCCGACAACCAACAATACCGCCCCGTCACCTCTGTCCGTGGCCGTCGGTGCCAGCACAGCTCTCCCCACTGCAGCCGCCGGAGGTTCGTCTGCGACGGGCAACAACAGTGAACTCGTCCTGGCCCTGTCTACCACGACCGGTGGATCAGGCTCCAGCTCTGCCATAGCAACATCCTCATCTACCCCATCACCATCACAATCAGTGTCTGGGTCGGCTTCCTGCATTTCAACGATGTCTAGTCAATTGTCGCAACAAAATTTAGCATCTAAACAATCCCTTGGCCCCAACAATTCCAACACAATCAACAATGGaaacagtggtggtggtggtgttaatTCTCAGGACACAACGGGTATGCTACTGCATCAGTCCTCATCCGCTGATCAAATGTCAACGTCTGGCGTAACGGCGGGCACTGTAGGCACAAATGAACAGCAAGACCCTGACAGACATGGCGCCAGTGGTGGTCCAGAGGCACCGACTGACGGAGGTTCGGCTACACTCAATG ATGAGGAATCAAACCTAACAACAACTGGAGTAATGAATGCTAGCAGCGCGGCAGGTTCAGTTGCAATACCAAGATCGCCGGCTGTTGGTATGGGAATGCTGTCGACTGCTCCAACAACTCCTTCTACACCAGTGGATG CACATAAAACTCCTCATGGTTTcgcaaagcaaaagaaaagtcGCAAATCGCCCGGTCCTTCTACCAACGCCGAATTTGACCCAATGGCTGCATCCGCGGGCAATCGCACAGAGGACGTTCAGAGTCCCGCTTACAGTGATATTAGCGATGATTCCACTCCCGTTACTGATGCTACGGATTTGCCCATGGGAGCAGGAG AAAAATCAAAAGGATCTCATATGGcagaaaacacaagaaaagcaaacgaCACTCCAGCTGAATCAGTAAACAACGCCAGCAACAGTAATCCTAGCACCAGCGGTCCTTTGGGGCCACTCTCCAGCTATGGTCTTTATCCATACTACGCAGGACTGCCCCATCAGCAACCacctccaccgccaccgcccggTGGTCCGTACTTCCCTACGGCTGCAGACCTTGGCTCAAACAAACCTCCTCCGCCACCTCCAATCGGTCCGGTTCCCTTACCTCACGGTGTCGCAACTAGCATTGCACCCTCAGCAGTCTCTGCTGCCGGAGGGCCGCTCGAGtacagcaaaaataaagaGCCGCCGTTGGATCTTatgaacaaaccaaacaacacaGGACCACCACAGCATCCATTGCATCAGCCGCAGCCTCCATCCTCTGGATTACCCCCTCCGCCATCGCTAGCATCAGCCGGTCCACCTACAGGGCCGGAGGGTGTTCGCACTCCCGGAGGGCTTATGCTGAACCCGTCCGCGACTGCCGGATTACCGTCACTTGCAGGGGCAGCTGATGTGAAGGACGGTTCGATATTGAGCGCTGGTCCTCCTCCGCCACCGGGTGGCAAAGTACTGTCACATTACTATCCTTATGG TTATGTACCCCCCGGGTATAATTATCCCGGGCTCGATGCTGGCTACGGTCAGCTGTCGGTAATATCGGACGAATCAAAGCATAGTCCGGTTATTACGGTCAAGGAGGAACGGTTAAAAGAGAGCCAAAGTCCTAGCGAGTACAGCAAACTGGGTGCATCACCG CTCATGGCCTCAAAACTCATAAAATCGGAATCTACGAAAGATATAAAGACTGAACCAGGCCTAAGCGGAAGTGGCGCCGGATCGCTACACGGCCCCGGTATTCATCCTAAAGATCCTCAACAAGCTGGTCCAAATCAACAACCGCCATCCCTGCCACCGCAATCGCTGGGTCCGTATGGTAGCATGTTCCGACATGGGCTCGGTGTAGGCCCACCACCCGGAGGTCCTCCACCGTCCCATATCCCAGCGTCTCGAGAGGAGGATCTTCGAAG AATGTTCAGCTACACTGATCAACGACGGGTAGGTGGCAATCCCCCACCATCAGGTCATCCGGGAGGGCCACCGGGGCTTCCGCCCGGTCTTAATCCAAAGGATGAGCCGCATTCACCATCATCGCACGGGCAATCGCAGCAGCAATCAGGATTGCATGGACAATCGTTGCCGGGTTCGGGAAAAGGTTCCAAATCCTCCTCGGGACAGACCGGTTCGTCGTCCTCATCCGGTGGAGGAAGCAGTAAAGGAATGGGGAAAGGTTCCGACAGTGGCAGTGGAAGCATCAAGCAGGAGGACAAAGAAAGCGcaatgaaaatcaaacagcagcagcagcaacaggaggGTCAGAAACCGACGATGGAAACGCAAGgcccaccgccaccgccaaccTCCCAGTACTATTCACCGTCGCTGTATATGAGCGCCTCTCCGTTCGGGTTCGATCCAAACCATCAAATGTACCGACAGATGTTGGTTTCCACTGCGCCGTATAGTGCGCCACCCTATCATTTGCAAATACCGCGCTTCAATCACCCGCCCGAGGATCTGTCGCGGAATCAGAGTACGAAAGCGCTTGATCTGCTGCAGCATCATGCCAGTCAGTACTACAACTCACACAAGATACACGAGCTTAGCGAGCGCGCAATGAAAAGCCCGACCAGCAACAGCGTTAAAGTAAGCGTATCAAGTCCCAATCTCTCGCAGCAACCCGGTTGCCAAAATCCTAATCTATGCATTCCTCCACCAAACAGTAGTAGCGCAGGATTGTCtttacagcaacagcagcagcagcaacaacagtcaGTTGCTGCCGCTCAACAACAATCATCTAATTctagtggtggtggcggtggtggtggtgggagtgGTGGTGGGCCACCACCATTGCAGCAATCATCGCAACCTCCTTCGTCCGGGAATCATATGCAAG GGACAACAGTGAATAGCAATAGTGGGAGCAGTGGTAATGTAAATAGTGGTAACAGCGGTGCCAGTGGTGGTCCCGTTGGAGCAAATAATGGTAGTGCCAGCGGTAACGGCGGTAATCCTGGCGACGGTCAGGGTAAAGATCATACCGGCGGCAGTAGCTCTGCCAATTCCCAGCAACAATCTTCCACCGGTGGCAGCAGTTCCAGCGGTGCAGGCAATGCCGGGGCTCGAAGTCCGCCCCCTCAACGCCAtgtgcacacacaccatcacacCCATGTTGGACTTGGTTATCCAATGTTTCAAGCACCATATGGCG CCGTACTAGCGACACCCCAGGCGGCGGCCGTCACTGTGCTCAGCCCATTCCAGACGGGACCGCCCACCAAGTGA